From a region of the Solanum stenotomum isolate F172 chromosome 2, ASM1918654v1, whole genome shotgun sequence genome:
- the LOC125856456 gene encoding putative HVA22-like protein g — MIGSFITRVLVMVFGYAYPAYECFKTVEMNKPDIQQLRFWCQYWILVAMLTICERFGDAFISWVPMYSEAKLAFVIYLWCPKTKGTTYVYDAFFKPVILRHEPEIDKNLLELRTRAGDMFFLYWQKAASYGQTRVFDILQYIASQSNPPPPTQPQRQSSRGRQPTASLNRRSSASATQVQAEEQAPRASSESSSEDEADSAEEAGSSKGPPPASTAAANAQKTTPSKSLVSTVATSLNTQKASPSRALAEITKPSTSVETRVVQIDSVPSSATESVNPPTETVLDEAVRVTRARSRKTRTSNNP, encoded by the exons ATGATTGGATCTTTTATCACCAGAGTGCTTGT GATGGTTTTTGGTTATGCTTATCCAGCTTATGAATGCTTCAAAACTGTGGAAATGAACAAACCTGATATTCAGCAACTCCGCTTTTGGTGCCAATATTG GATCTTAGTTGCTATGTTGACAATTTGTGAGAGGTTCGGTGATGCTTTTATTTCATG GGTTCCAATGTACAGTGAAGCTAAGCTGGCATTCGTCATTTACTTGTGGTGCCCCAAAACTAAG GGAACTACATATGTGTATGATGCCTTTTTTAAACCCGTGATTTTAAGGCATGAACCTGAGATTGATAAAAATTTGTTGGAGTTGAGGACCAGAGCAGGAGATATGTTCTTTTTATACTGGCAGAAAGCTGCTAGCTATGGTCAGACGAGGGTTTTCGACATTTTGCAGTACATTGCTTCGCAGTCAAATCCACCTCCCCCCACTCAG CCACAAAGGCAAAGCAGTAGAGGTCGTCAACCCACAGCATCACTAAATCGCAGATCATCTGCTTCAGCAACACAAGTACAGGCTGAAGAACAAGCACCCCGTGCGTCTTCTGAATCTTCAAGCGAAGATGAAGCAGATTCAGCAGAAGAGGCAGGATCCTCCAAAGGTCCTCCACCGGCTTCCACTGCAGCTGCAAATGCACAAAAAACAACTCCCTCCAAATCACTGGTTTCAACTGTAGCTACGTCTCTGAACACACAAAAAGCATCTCCATCCAGAGCCCTTGCTGAAATCACGAAACCTTCCACGTCTGTTGAAACTCGAGTGGTGCAGATTGATTCTGTGCCTTCCTCGGCCACTGAAAGTGTTAACCCTCCTACTGAGACAGTATTGGATGAAGCAGTCCGAGTAACACGCGCCAGATCAAGAAAGACAAGGACCTCAAACAACCCTTGA